A portion of the Streptomyces coeruleoprunus genome contains these proteins:
- a CDS encoding acetoacetate--CoA ligase, producing MTSTSATAHSEPSEPLWQPDQDRIASAAVTRFQAWAAERHGAPADGGYPALHRWSVDHLDTFWQAVAEWFDIRFATPYERVVGDRAMPGAQWFPGATLNYAEHALRAADDRPDAPALLHVDETHEPTPVTWAELRRQVGALAAELRALGVRPGDRVSGYLPNIPQAVTALLATAAVGAVWTSCAPDFGARSVLDRFQQVEPVVLFTVDGYRYGGKEHDRRDTVAELRRELPTLRAVVHIPLLGTPAPEGTLEWSALTAADAEPVYEQVPFDHPLWILYSSGTTGLPKAIVQSQGGILLEHVKQLGLHCDLGPDDRFFWYTSTGWMMWNFLVSGLLTGTTVVLYDGSPGYPDTGAQWRIAERTGATLYGTSAAYVMACRKAGVHPARDHDLSRIKCVATTGSPLPPDGFRWLHDAFAETGEPVWIASVSGGTDVCSCFAGAVPTLPVHIGELQAPCLGTDLQAWDPQGKPLIGEVGELVVTNPMPSMPIHFWNDPDGSRYRDSYFEMYPGVWRHGDWITITEHGSVVIHGRSDSTLNRQGVRMGSADIYEAVERLPEIKESLVIGLEEPGGGYWMPLFVHLAEGATLDDALINRVKQTIRTELSPRHVPDDIIEVPGIPHTLTGKRIEVPVKRLLQGTELAKAVNPGSVDNLDLLRFYEDLAHQRRNTTTD from the coding sequence ACCGCTGGTCCGTCGACCACCTCGACACCTTCTGGCAGGCCGTCGCCGAGTGGTTCGACATCCGCTTCGCCACCCCCTACGAGCGCGTCGTCGGCGACCGCGCCATGCCCGGCGCCCAGTGGTTCCCCGGCGCCACCCTCAACTACGCCGAACACGCCCTGCGCGCCGCCGACGACCGCCCCGACGCCCCCGCCCTCCTCCACGTCGACGAGACCCACGAGCCCACCCCCGTCACCTGGGCCGAACTGCGCCGCCAGGTCGGCGCCCTCGCCGCCGAACTCCGCGCCCTCGGCGTACGCCCCGGCGACCGCGTCAGCGGCTACCTCCCCAACATCCCGCAGGCCGTCACCGCGCTCCTCGCCACCGCCGCCGTCGGCGCCGTCTGGACCTCCTGCGCCCCCGACTTCGGCGCCCGCAGCGTCCTCGACCGCTTCCAGCAGGTCGAGCCCGTCGTCCTCTTCACCGTCGACGGCTACCGCTACGGCGGCAAGGAGCACGACCGCCGCGACACCGTCGCCGAACTCCGCCGCGAACTGCCCACCCTCCGCGCGGTCGTCCACATCCCCCTCCTCGGCACGCCGGCCCCCGAGGGCACCCTCGAGTGGTCGGCGCTCACCGCCGCCGACGCCGAGCCCGTCTACGAGCAGGTCCCCTTCGACCACCCCCTGTGGATCCTGTACTCCTCCGGCACGACCGGCCTGCCCAAGGCCATCGTCCAGTCCCAGGGCGGCATCCTCCTCGAACACGTCAAGCAGCTCGGCCTCCACTGCGACCTCGGCCCCGACGACCGGTTCTTCTGGTACACCTCGACCGGCTGGATGATGTGGAACTTCCTCGTCTCCGGCCTCCTCACCGGCACCACCGTCGTCCTCTACGACGGCAGCCCCGGCTACCCCGACACCGGCGCCCAGTGGCGCATCGCCGAACGCACCGGAGCCACCCTCTACGGCACCTCCGCCGCCTACGTCATGGCCTGCCGCAAGGCCGGCGTCCACCCCGCCCGCGACCACGACCTCTCCAGGATCAAGTGCGTCGCCACCACCGGATCGCCCCTCCCGCCCGACGGATTCCGCTGGCTCCACGACGCCTTCGCCGAGACCGGCGAACCCGTCTGGATCGCCTCCGTCAGCGGCGGCACCGACGTCTGCAGCTGCTTCGCCGGAGCCGTCCCCACCCTCCCGGTCCACATCGGCGAACTCCAGGCGCCCTGCCTCGGCACCGACCTCCAGGCCTGGGACCCCCAGGGCAAGCCCCTCATCGGCGAAGTCGGCGAACTCGTCGTCACCAACCCCATGCCGTCCATGCCGATCCACTTCTGGAACGACCCCGACGGCAGCCGCTACCGCGACAGCTACTTCGAGATGTACCCCGGCGTCTGGCGCCACGGCGACTGGATCACCATCACCGAGCACGGCTCCGTCGTCATCCACGGCCGCTCCGACTCCACCCTCAACCGCCAGGGCGTCCGCATGGGCAGCGCCGACATCTACGAAGCCGTCGAACGCCTCCCCGAGATCAAGGAGTCCCTCGTCATCGGCCTGGAGGAACCGGGCGGCGGCTACTGGATGCCGCTCTTCGTCCACCTCGCCGAAGGCGCCACCCTCGACGACGCGCTCATCAACCGCGTCAAGCAGACCATCCGCACCGAACTCTCCCCCCGCCACGTCCCCGACGACATCATCGAAGTCCCCGGCATCCCCCACACCCTCACCGGCAAGCGCATCGAGGTCCCCGTCAAGCGCCTCCTCCAGGGCACCGAACTCGCCAAGGCCGTCAACCCGGGATCCGTCGACAACCTCGACCTCCTCCGCTTCTACGAAGACCTGGCCCACCAGCGCAGGAACACCACCACCGACTGA
- the ptsP gene encoding phosphoenolpyruvate--protein phosphotransferase gives METTLRGVGVSHGVAIGEVRHMGTAVLEPPAKQIPAEEAEREQGRARQAVDAVAADLIARGNLAGGEAQHVLEAQAMMAQDPELMADVDRRIAVGSTAERAVYDAFAAYRALLAGAGEYLAGRVADLDDVRNRIVARLLGVPMPGVPDSDEPYVLIARDLAPADTALLDPALVLGFVTEEGGPTSHSAILARALGVPAVVALPGACELAEGTVIAVDGSTGEIFVEPSDERRAELERAAAERKAVLAASTGPGATSDGHKVPLLANVGGPADVPAAVEAGAEGVGLFRTEFLFLDDSERAPSEEKQVEAYRKVLEAFPEGRVVVRVLDAGADKPLDFLTPADEPNPALGVRGLRTLLDHPEVLRTQLTALSKAAAGLPVYLEVMAPMVADRADARAFADACREAGLQAKFGAMVEIPSAALRARSILQEVEFLSLGTNDLAQYTFAADRQVGAVSRLQDPWQPALLDLIAMAAEAARAEGKSCGVCGEAASDPLLACVLTGLGVTSLSMGSASIPYVRATLAKYTLAQCERAAAAARAADSAEEARVAAQAVLSGE, from the coding sequence ATGGAGACAACGCTGCGTGGCGTCGGTGTGAGCCACGGTGTGGCGATCGGCGAGGTACGGCACATGGGTACGGCGGTCCTCGAACCGCCGGCCAAGCAGATCCCCGCCGAAGAGGCGGAGCGCGAGCAGGGGCGCGCGCGGCAGGCCGTCGACGCCGTGGCCGCCGACCTCATAGCGCGCGGCAACCTGGCCGGCGGTGAGGCGCAGCACGTGCTCGAGGCGCAGGCCATGATGGCGCAGGACCCCGAGCTGATGGCCGACGTGGACCGGCGTATCGCCGTGGGCAGCACCGCCGAGCGGGCCGTGTACGACGCGTTCGCCGCGTACCGGGCGCTGCTGGCGGGTGCGGGTGAGTACCTGGCCGGGCGGGTGGCCGACCTGGACGACGTGCGGAACCGGATCGTGGCGCGGCTGCTGGGTGTGCCGATGCCGGGTGTGCCGGACAGCGACGAGCCGTACGTGCTGATCGCGCGGGACCTGGCGCCGGCGGACACCGCGCTGCTGGACCCCGCGCTGGTGCTCGGCTTCGTGACCGAGGAGGGCGGGCCGACGAGCCACAGCGCGATTCTGGCGCGGGCGCTGGGTGTGCCTGCCGTGGTGGCGCTGCCGGGTGCGTGCGAGCTGGCCGAGGGCACCGTGATCGCGGTGGACGGCAGCACCGGTGAGATCTTCGTGGAGCCGAGCGACGAGCGGCGTGCCGAGCTGGAGCGCGCGGCGGCCGAGCGGAAGGCGGTGCTGGCGGCCTCGACGGGTCCGGGTGCGACGTCGGACGGGCACAAGGTGCCGCTGCTGGCGAATGTCGGCGGCCCGGCGGACGTGCCGGCGGCCGTGGAGGCCGGGGCGGAGGGCGTCGGTCTGTTCCGTACGGAGTTCCTGTTCCTGGACGACAGCGAGCGGGCTCCGTCGGAGGAGAAGCAGGTCGAGGCGTACCGCAAGGTGCTGGAGGCGTTCCCCGAGGGCCGGGTGGTCGTGCGGGTGCTGGACGCGGGTGCGGACAAGCCGCTGGACTTCCTGACGCCGGCGGACGAGCCGAACCCGGCGCTGGGCGTCCGGGGTCTGCGCACGCTCCTGGACCACCCGGAGGTGCTGCGGACGCAGCTGACCGCGCTGTCGAAGGCGGCGGCGGGGCTGCCCGTGTACCTGGAGGTCATGGCGCCGATGGTGGCCGACCGGGCGGATGCCAGGGCGTTCGCCGACGCGTGCCGTGAGGCGGGGCTTCAGGCCAAGTTCGGTGCGATGGTCGAGATTCCGTCGGCGGCGCTGCGGGCGCGCTCGATCCTGCAGGAGGTCGAGTTCCTGTCGCTGGGCACGAACGATCTGGCGCAGTACACGTTCGCGGCCGACCGGCAGGTGGGTGCGGTGTCGCGGCTGCAGGATCCGTGGCAGCCGGCGCTGCTGGACCTGATCGCGATGGCGGCGGAGGCGGCGCGTGCCGAGGGCAAGAGCTGTGGTGTGTGCGGTGAGGCCGCGTCGGATCCGCTGCTGGCGTGTGTGCTGACGGGTCTGGGCGTGACCTCCCTGTCGATGGGGTCGGCGTCGATTCCCTACGTGCGGGCGACGCTGGCGAAGTACACGCTCGCGCAGTGCGAGCGGGCGGCCGCGGCGGCGCGTGCGGCCGACTCGGCGGAGGAGGCGCGGGTCGCCGCGCAGGCGGTGCTGTCCGGGGAGTGA
- a CDS encoding PTS glucose transporter subunit IIA, whose protein sequence is MTTVTSPLAGRAIGLAAVPDPVFSGAMVGPGTAIDPVREPSTAVSPVDGVVVSLHPHAFVVVDGEGHGVLTHLGIDTVQLNGEGFELLVNKGDTVARGQDIVRWNPAAVEEAGKSAVCPVVALEATADSLAELREDGDVKAGDTLFAWQ, encoded by the coding sequence ATGACCACCGTGACGTCGCCCCTCGCCGGACGCGCCATCGGACTCGCCGCCGTACCGGACCCGGTGTTCTCCGGGGCCATGGTGGGCCCGGGTACCGCCATCGACCCCGTGCGCGAGCCGTCCACGGCCGTCTCGCCCGTCGACGGAGTAGTCGTCTCCCTGCACCCGCACGCCTTCGTCGTCGTGGACGGCGAGGGCCATGGGGTGCTGACGCACCTCGGTATCGACACCGTCCAGCTGAACGGCGAGGGCTTCGAGCTGCTCGTCAACAAGGGCGACACCGTCGCGCGCGGTCAGGACATCGTGCGCTGGAACCCGGCCGCCGTGGAGGAGGCCGGCAAGTCGGCCGTCTGCCCGGTCGTGGCGCTGGAGGCCACCGCCGACTCGCTCGCCGAGCTGCGCGAGGACGGCGACGTGAAGGCGGGCGACACGCTCTTCGCCTGGCAGTGA